A window of the Deltaproteobacteria bacterium genome harbors these coding sequences:
- a CDS encoding MBL fold metallo-hydrolase, with protein MTDTSDLYLKQLLVGPMANFAYLVGSRSKRECMVVDPAWDIEAITKAAEADGMTITGALVTHYHPDHCGGHIWGHDIQGIAELMATKHVPVYVQAEEAEGIVKVTGVSRNDLKICRSGDKIDIGGVAIKVIHTPGHTPGSQCFLCEDRLISGDTLFISGCGRVDLPGGNADQLYDSLSNKLAKLPADTILLPGHNYDPEPSATMADVKARNPYLQAASLAAWRQVRGV; from the coding sequence ATGACAGACACTTCTGATCTTTATCTCAAGCAACTCCTCGTCGGACCGATGGCAAACTTCGCCTACCTGGTGGGCTCCCGCAGTAAGCGCGAGTGCATGGTGGTCGATCCAGCTTGGGACATCGAGGCGATCACCAAGGCGGCTGAGGCAGACGGCATGACCATCACCGGCGCTCTGGTCACTCACTATCATCCTGACCACTGTGGTGGTCACATCTGGGGGCATGACATCCAGGGTATCGCTGAGCTCATGGCGACTAAGCATGTACCTGTTTACGTGCAGGCTGAAGAGGCGGAGGGCATCGTCAAGGTGACTGGAGTCAGTCGCAACGATCTTAAGATTTGCCGCAGTGGGGACAAGATCGATATCGGTGGAGTTGCCATCAAGGTCATCCACACCCCAGGGCACACTCCTGGGAGCCAGTGTTTTCTGTGCGAAGACCGTCTGATTTCGGGCGACACGCTATTCATCAGCGGATGTGGTCGGGTTGATTTACCAGGCGGCAATGCCGATCAGCTCTACGATAGTCTTAGCAACAAACTGGCCAAGCTCCCGGCAGACACTATTCTCCTGCCTGGTCATAATTACGATCCTGAGCCGTCAGCGACGATGGCCGACGTTAAGGCACGTAATCCTTACCTGCAGGCTGCATCTTTGGCAGCTTGGCGGCAAGTGCGGGGTGTTTAA
- a CDS encoding trypsin-like serine protease has product MRLSAAHSLMAGVLLTLAFAPRAAAYSLSSMRNSVFRIQVMRDEPSFVEPWKRVVAVPGAGTGFYIGDGRILTNAHVVANASFVTVQRDGDATPMPAVIKLIAHDADLAVIEPLEPSGKVALSKLGPLRLGGVPRLRSPVSTIGFPMGGDQLSVTDGIVSRISYLGYVHHGGAKHLLVQVDSAINPGNSGGPVVQGDQVVGVAFQSFQQAENTGYIIPTPVIRHFLRDIEDGRYDGHPDDGITISDWALLSPSTQAFYGLSASDGGVKVAHVSQWAPTAGLVLPGDIILAIDRQPIGVDGRVDFGGERVDFHVIFDLKQLGDDCRFSVLREGVRRDVVVRVGPERPHHEPGYSYARHPRFFVYGGLVFTALSRNLLRTWGERWLRDAPLTLRYLESWSQYDAAYAGLEQIIVLVKRLPDAVNTYATSQLYQVVESVDGQKVVNIADFATHLEQGKSPFAVIDFFGSHDPIVLARAKVSARKSLIEKRYGVTMDRWLEDQGESSESRGESRS; this is encoded by the coding sequence GTGAGACTCAGTGCTGCGCACTCCTTGATGGCCGGGGTGTTGCTCACTCTGGCGTTTGCACCGCGGGCAGCCGCTTATAGTCTGTCTAGCATGCGTAACTCGGTCTTTCGCATCCAAGTGATGCGCGATGAGCCCAGTTTTGTCGAGCCGTGGAAGAGGGTAGTGGCTGTTCCAGGTGCGGGGACTGGATTCTACATTGGCGACGGGCGTATTCTCACCAATGCGCACGTCGTGGCCAATGCATCCTTTGTCACGGTGCAGCGTGACGGCGACGCCACACCGATGCCGGCGGTGATCAAGTTAATTGCTCATGATGCCGACCTTGCGGTCATTGAACCACTCGAGCCCTCAGGCAAGGTCGCGCTGAGTAAACTTGGACCGCTGCGCCTCGGTGGGGTACCGCGTCTGCGCTCACCGGTGTCCACTATTGGCTTTCCGATGGGTGGTGATCAGCTGTCTGTCACCGACGGTATCGTGTCGCGCATAAGTTATTTGGGCTACGTGCATCACGGCGGCGCTAAACATCTTTTGGTGCAGGTTGATTCAGCTATCAATCCGGGCAACAGTGGGGGCCCGGTGGTGCAGGGTGATCAGGTGGTAGGGGTCGCCTTCCAGAGTTTTCAGCAGGCCGAGAATACTGGCTATATCATCCCCACGCCAGTCATCCGGCACTTTCTCCGCGATATCGAGGACGGTCGCTACGATGGTCATCCGGACGACGGAATCACCATCAGCGACTGGGCCTTGCTGAGTCCGTCGACCCAGGCCTTTTATGGGCTAAGCGCTAGCGATGGTGGGGTTAAGGTGGCTCATGTGAGCCAGTGGGCACCTACCGCTGGGCTCGTCCTTCCAGGTGACATCATCCTTGCCATCGACCGTCAACCCATCGGCGTCGATGGGCGCGTCGATTTCGGCGGGGAGCGCGTCGACTTTCATGTGATTTTTGATCTGAAGCAGCTTGGGGATGACTGTAGATTTAGTGTGCTCCGGGAGGGCGTGCGACGCGATGTCGTCGTCCGTGTCGGTCCTGAGCGGCCCCATCATGAGCCTGGCTACTCATACGCGCGGCATCCACGCTTTTTTGTCTACGGTGGGCTCGTGTTCACGGCGCTTAGCCGTAATTTGCTGCGTACCTGGGGCGAGCGTTGGCTGCGTGATGCGCCGCTGACATTGAGGTATCTGGAATCGTGGTCGCAATACGATGCAGCGTATGCGGGTCTCGAGCAGATCATCGTACTCGTTAAACGACTCCCCGATGCCGTCAATACTTACGCGACCAGTCAACTCTATCAAGTGGTAGAGTCGGTAGATGGCCAGAAGGTGGTAAACATCGCAGATTTTGCCACGCACTTGGAGCAGGGTAAGTCGCCGTTTGCCGTGATTGATTTCTTTGGCAGTCATGACCCTATCGTTCTCGCGCGCGCCAAGGTCTCTGCGCGTAAATCTCTGATTGAAAAACGCTACGGTGTCACTATGGATCGCTGGCTCGAAGATCAAGGCGAATCATCCGAGTCTAGAGGGGAATCGCGCTCATGA
- a CDS encoding PDZ domain-containing protein yields the protein MRALILIWLTSATVFGATPPKRSVPMRDDRFRIEDHVVRIFATKSEIDPSAPWQNEDIAQQQYLAVLLASGELLTTASAARDASFIELQRFDSSQREEVTTVFVDYEVDLALLRPVRPVVLQGLKPLAIGDDLALDTAVQIYKMRDSNQLSQAAASLQEVSLSTPVTSNYGLLSYDLKTQQTGLGNAEPVIFGGKLAALASSQDQNFLAAVPAIVIRHFLNDHHDRDYRGFPALGAELAPLTSPDMRTLLQVPQLQTGVRVASVYPDSSATDHLATDDVIFEINGQKISDQGYVQHPMWGKLPLRSLLNQLYGGDQLTLKLWRKGVERTETLRLRRFDSNRTPIVSYRYGQPEPHLIVGGLIFQELSLAYLRQWGKYWRDVGPLDLLHILRDQNEPQVDPSTRVIIVSRVLADPINRGYSDTRHRQVLAVNGREVKSMLQLREALATSVKRGSQSYIVVKLGLEGDEVILAEADLPEAHKRMRRLYEIASDASFWSQ from the coding sequence ATGAGGGCCCTGATTTTAATTTGGCTGACGAGTGCGACGGTGTTTGGCGCCACACCACCGAAACGCAGTGTTCCTATGCGCGACGACCGTTTTCGCATCGAGGATCACGTAGTGCGCATCTTCGCCACCAAAAGCGAGATCGATCCGAGTGCTCCGTGGCAAAACGAAGACATCGCCCAGCAGCAGTACCTAGCGGTGCTACTTGCCAGTGGTGAGCTCCTGACGACGGCGAGTGCGGCTCGCGATGCTAGCTTTATTGAGTTGCAGCGCTTTGACTCATCACAGCGTGAAGAAGTTACTACCGTATTTGTCGACTATGAAGTCGATCTTGCACTGCTGCGCCCGGTGCGCCCGGTCGTCCTCCAAGGATTAAAGCCGCTCGCAATTGGCGATGATTTGGCTCTGGACACAGCTGTTCAGATTTACAAAATGCGCGACTCCAATCAGTTGAGTCAGGCGGCGGCGAGCCTCCAAGAGGTCAGCCTCAGTACTCCGGTGACCAGTAACTACGGACTGCTGTCGTATGATTTAAAGACCCAGCAGACTGGGCTAGGTAATGCCGAGCCCGTGATTTTCGGTGGCAAGCTGGCCGCTCTCGCATCATCCCAAGATCAAAACTTTCTGGCGGCGGTGCCAGCTATCGTCATCCGCCACTTCCTAAACGATCATCACGACCGTGATTACCGAGGCTTTCCAGCCTTGGGTGCTGAGCTTGCGCCGTTGACTTCGCCCGACATGCGGACACTGCTACAGGTGCCGCAATTACAGACTGGAGTCCGGGTAGCGAGCGTCTATCCCGATAGTAGCGCCACGGATCACCTGGCTACCGATGATGTGATCTTTGAGATCAATGGCCAAAAAATCAGTGATCAGGGCTATGTGCAGCACCCCATGTGGGGCAAGCTGCCGCTGCGCTCTCTGCTCAATCAGCTCTACGGCGGTGATCAGCTCACGCTCAAACTATGGCGTAAAGGTGTGGAACGCACCGAGACGCTGAGGCTCAGACGCTTCGACTCCAATCGTACACCCATCGTCAGCTACCGGTACGGGCAGCCGGAGCCGCATTTGATTGTCGGCGGGCTGATTTTTCAAGAGCTCTCGCTGGCCTATCTGCGCCAGTGGGGTAAGTACTGGCGTGACGTCGGGCCGCTTGATCTACTACATATTTTGCGCGATCAGAACGAGCCGCAAGTAGACCCCTCCACCAGAGTCATCATCGTCAGCCGGGTCTTGGCTGATCCCATTAATCGCGGTTATAGCGATACCCGTCATCGTCAGGTGCTGGCCGTAAATGGTCGCGAGGTCAAGTCGATGCTGCAGCTCCGAGAAGCACTGGCCACTTCAGTAAAGCGCGGAAGTCAGAGCTATATTGTCGTTAAACTAGGTTTAGAGGGAGACGAAGTTATCCTCGCGGAGGCGGATTTACCGGAGGCTCACAAGCGTATGCGTCGGCTCTACGAGATCGCCAGCGACGCATCCTTTTGGTCGCAATAA